A portion of the Symphalangus syndactylus isolate Jambi chromosome 13, NHGRI_mSymSyn1-v2.1_pri, whole genome shotgun sequence genome contains these proteins:
- the LOC129461052 gene encoding zinc finger protein 587 isoform X7 has protein sequence MSVQRESQSRTPRAVISPKKAHPCEMCGLILGEVFHFADHQETHHKQKLNRSGACGKNLDDTANLHQRQKQHIGEKFYRKSVREASFLKKRKCRVSQEPFVFCEFGKDVLPSSGLRQEEAAYPVEKTDSETTHGPPFEEGKSNYRCGKRTRAFSTKHSAIPHQKLFTRDGCYMCSDCGKSFSRYVSFSNHQRDHTGKGRYECRECGKSYSRKSSLNQHQRVHTGKTAYPCEECGKSFSQKGSLISHQRVHTGEGPYECGECGKSFHQKGNLIQHQRGHTGERAYHCGECGKSFRQKFCLINHQRVHTGERPYKCGECGKSFGQKGNLVHHQRGHTGERPYECRECGKSFRYRSHLTEHQRLHTGERPYNCRECGKLFNRKYHLLVHERVHTGERPYACEVCGKLFGNKHSVTIHQRIHTGERPYECSECGKSFLSSSALHVHKRVHSGQKPYKCSECGKSFSECSSLIKHRRIHTGERPYECTKCGKTFQRSSTLLHHQSSHRRKAL, from the coding sequence ATGTCTGTACAAAGAGAGTCTCAGAGCAGGACTCCCAGGGCAGTTATTTCTCCTAAGAAGGCTCACCCCTGTGAAATGTGTGGCCTCATCTTAGGGGAGGTTTTTCACTTTGCTGACCACCAGGAAACTCATCACAAGCAGAAGCTGAACAGGAGTGGAGCATGTGGAAAAAACTTGGATGACACTGCAAACCTTCATCAGCGCCAGAAGCAGCATATTGGAGAgaaattctacagaaagagtgtcagagaAGCATCGTTTTTAAAGAAACGTAAGTGCAGGGTGTCACAGGAGCCATTTGTCTTCTGTGAGTTTGGGAAGGACGTTCTGCCCAGTTCAGGATTACGCCAAGAAGAAGCTGCTTACCCTGTAGAGAAGACAGACAGTGAAACTACGCATGGCCCACCCTTTGAGGAGGGAAAATCTAATTACAGGTGTGGAAAACGCACAAGAGCCTTCAGCACCAAACACTCAGCTATTCCACACCAGAAACTTTTCACTAGAGATGGATGTTATATGTGCAGTGATTGTGGAAAATCCTTTAGCAGATATGTCAGCTTCAGTAATCATCAGCGAGATCACACTGGAAAAGGACGTTATGAGTGTAGAGAGTGTGGGAAATCTTATAGTCGAAAGAGCAGCCTCAATCAACATCAACGAGTTCACACTGGAAAGACAGCTTATCCCTGTGAAGAATGTGGGAAATCTTTTAGTCAGAAGGGCAGCCTTATTAGCCATCAGCGTGTTCACACTGGAGAAGGGCCTTATGAGTGTGGAGAATGTGGGAAATCTTTTCATCAAAAGGGTAACCTCATTCAACATCAGCGAGGTCACACTGGAGAGCGAGCTTATCACTGTGGGGAATGTGGGAAATCTTTTCGTCAGAAGTTTTGCCTTATTAACCATCAGCGTgttcacactggagaaaggccTTACAAGTGTGGAGAATGTGGGAAATCTTTTGGTCAAAAGGGCAACCTCGTTCACCATCAGCGAGGTCACACTGGAGAAAGGCCCTATGAGTGCAGGGAATGTGGGAAATCATTTAGGTACAGATCCCACCTCACTGAACACCAGAGACTTCACACTGGGGAAAGACCTTACAACTGTAGGGAATGTGGGAAATTATTTAACAGGAAGTATCATCTTCTTGTTCATGAGagagttcacactggagaaaggccATATGCGTGTGAGGTATGTGGGAAATTATTTGGTAATAAGCACAGTGTGACTATACATCAGAGGattcacactggagaaaggccatatgaatgcagtgaatgtgggaaatcATTTCTTTCCAGCTCTGCACTTCATGTTCATAAAAGAGTTCATTCTGGACAAAAGCCTTATAAGTGCAGTGAATGTGGAAAATCCTTTTCTGAATGTTCCAGTCTCATTAAACAcaggagaattcatactggagaaaggCCTTATGAATGCACCAAATGTGGAAAAACATTTCAGCGAAGCTCTACCCTCCTTCATCATCAGAGTTCACACAGGAGAAAGGCCTTATGA